The following proteins come from a genomic window of Drosophila sulfurigaster albostrigata strain 15112-1811.04 chromosome X, ASM2355843v2, whole genome shotgun sequence:
- the LOC133847664 gene encoding LOW QUALITY PROTEIN: putative ATP-dependent RNA helicase DHX57 (The sequence of the model RefSeq protein was modified relative to this genomic sequence to represent the inferred CDS: deleted 1 base in 1 codon), with protein sequence MDETSRQHIDDYCFLRTPNDARTTNVPAVPKSVQENAARKTELHVLRLSEESQQQTMDTLRAIHGPDFKLDDITKYKDRGRGGGGIKHAYWEDRGTLQVQSVQGVKALNGSSSADDDRLRRYALLKLENYGFHATHCIEAYDHCNYDTEAALLLLYRRYMRVPGDEKPALEPPSEAELLDMRADEKEALESIYDRAYEERERNSVWNLKFKIEHLLAHSPSEVRKAREAALAAAAAVRQAELDKKKKAPQRCRNFDRDGTCKYGPKCRFAHVPPQPSSSSDVGQLSTPERKRLDLDENENELWFHVEVRFPPGSRYPYEAPFIYLKTTCHDIPHELRLRYARHLYREAREICRDGIPCVYSVCELLQTDEQLAGHLDTAPFPSLKRSLFYDEPANGLDDDGNAEIAAKPRPTHYERGQTSRQDGAAQQRSAAALAKENRRLVQLYQDRRRDERYHKVIEGRRQLPAFAEMERILALIESSPVVVISGETGCGKSTQVPQFILDNWFFQALQQPVKADLPHVEIICTQPRRLSAIGVAERVAAERLDRIGQLVGYQIRLENKISASTRLSFCTTGILLRRLASDPLLGSVTHVIVDEVHERSEESDFLLLILKHLLRSRPDLKVILMSATLNASLFSNYFGGAPVLDIPGRTFPVQQLFLEDIVEASDFVMECDTKFCRKLKKKEQDVLQMELEFADVQASGEPPGQKIKDEKLTLAETYLRYADYSKTTCKSIYLMEPMLINPELIESVLKYIVEGEHDWPREGSILIFLPGFQEIQTVHDALLDSSIFSPRAGKFVLVPLHSALSSEDQALVFKRAPPGKRKIVLSTNIAETSVTIDDCVFVIDCGLMKEKCFDSNRNMESLDLVWVSRANAKQRKGRAGRVMPGVCIHLYTSFRYHQHILAQPVPEIQRVPLEQIVLRIKTLQTFATRNTLSVLLETLEAPTEDSVLGALMRLRDVGALDAEDQLTPLGHHLAALPVDVRIGKLMLYGAIFQCLDSVLTIAACLGNKSPFVSPLNKRVEADKCKRNFALGNSDHLTVLNAYRKWLDVSKRGNYGASRNYANENFLSLNTLETIADLKYQYLELLVSIGFVPVNVPRRRKNASDNILQLTGAEANLNGENNRLLTSLLCAALYPNIVKIMTPERVYIQTAGGAVPREPSHLDLRFKTKGDGYVRIHPSSVNSQVATFQAPFLVYQEKVRTSSIYIRDCSMLPLIALVLFAGSDFKVELHDGDFLFLLESGWIILKAHNLETAEMVQCLRTELIKLLEEKIRDPCLNLLHHQNGCKIISNIAYLISNNS encoded by the exons ATGGACGAAACGTCGCGACAACACATCGATGACTATTGTTTCCTGCGCACGCCCAACGATGCACGCACAAC CAATGTGCCGGCTGTGCCGAAATCCGTACAGGAGAATGCAGCCCGTAAAACGGAGTTGCATGTGCTGCGTCTCAGCGAAGAGTCACAACAGCAAACCATGGACACGTTGCGTGCCATTCACGGTCCAGACTTTAAGCTGGACGACATCACCAAATACAAGGATCGGGGTCGCGGAGGCGGCGGGATTAAGCACGCCTACTGGGAGGATCGTGGCACGCTGCAGGTGCAAAGTGTGCAAGGTGTCAAGGCCCTCAACGGCAGCAGCTCGGCGGACGACGATCGTTTGCGTCGCTATGCGCTGCTCAAGCTCGAGAACTACGGTTTCCATGCGACGCACTGCATCGAAGCCTACGATCACTGCAACTACGACACAGAGGCGGCTCTCCTGCTGCTCTACAGACGCTACATGCGCGTGCCAGGCGATGAGAAGCCCGCTCTAGAGCCGCCCAGTGAAGCCGAGTTGCTGGACATGCGTGCAGACGAGAAAGAAGCACTCGAATCGATTTACGATCGCGCATACGAGGAACGTGAACGCAACAGTGTCtggaatttgaaattcaaaattgagCATCTGCTGGCGCACAGTCCCTCCGAGGTGCGCAAAGCACGTGAAGCGGCGCTGGCGGCCGCAGCAGCCGTACGTCAGGCTGAGCTGGACAAGAAAAAGAAGGCGCCGCAACGCTGTCGCAACTTTGATCGCGACGGCACCTGCAAATATGGCCCCAAATGCCGGTTTGCCCATGTGCCGCCCCaacccagcagcagcagcgatgtcGGCCAGCTGTCGACGCCGGAGCGCAAGCGTCTCGATCTCgatgagaacgagaacgaaTTGTGGTTTCATGTGGAGGTGCGTTTCCCGCCCGGCAGTCGCTATCCCTACGAGGCGCCGTTCATCTACCTGAAAACCACCTGCCACGATATACCCCATGAGCTGCGGCTACGCTACGCTCGCCATTTGTATCGCGAGGCACGGGAAATTTGTCGCGACGGCATTCCGTGTGTGTACAGCGTCTGTGAGCTGCTGCAGACGGACGAGCAGCTGGCTGGGCACCTGGATACCGCACCGTTTCCCTCGCTAAAGCGTTCGCTGTTCTATGATGAGCCCGCCAATGGCTTGGATGACGATGGCAATGCCGAGATTGCTGCCAAACCGCGTCCCACGCACTACGAGCGTGGTCAGACGTCGCGCCAAGACGGCGCAGCTCAACAGCGCAGCGCTGCCGCGCTGGCCAAGGAGAATCGCCGCCTGGTGCAGTTGTATCAGGATCGGCGACGCGACGAACGCTATCACAAGGTGATCGAGGGCCGTCGACAGTTGCCAGCGTTTGCCGAAATGGAACGCATACTGGCGCTGATTGAGAGCTCGCCGGTCGTCGTCATCTCTGGCGAAACGGGCTGTGGCAAGAGCACCCAGGTGCCGCAATTCATACTCGACAATTGGTTCTTCCAGGCACTGCAGCAGCCGGTTAAAGCGGACCTGCCCCACGTCGAGATCATTTGCACGCAACCGCGACGCCTCTCAGCGATTGGTGTCGCGGAGCGTGTGGCGGCCGAGCGCTTGGATCGCATCGGGCAGCTGGTCGGCTATCAGATACGGCTGGAGAACAAGATCTCGGCGAGCACGCGTCTCAGTTTCTGCACCACGGGCATTCTGTTGCGTCGCCTTGCCTCCGATCCGCTGCTCGGCAGCGTCACGCACGTCATTGTCGATGAGGTGCACGAACGCTCGGAGGAATCGGATTTTCTGCTCCTCATACTCAAGCATCTGTTGCGCTCACGGCCCGATTTGAAAGTCATACTCATGTCCGCCACCCTGAATGCGTCGCTCTTTTCCAATTACTTTGGCGGTGCACCGGTGCTCGACATTCCGGGACGCACGTTTCCCGTGCAGCAGCTCTTCCTCGAGGACATTGTGGAGGCGAGTGATTTTGTCATGGAATGCGACACCAAGTTTTGTCGCAAGCTCAAGAAGAAGGAGCAGGATGTGCTCCAGATGGAGCTCGAATTCGCCGATGTCCAGGCCTCGGGCGAGCCTCCGGGACAAAAGATCAAGGACGAGAAGCTGACACTGGCGGAAACCTATCTGCGTTATGCGG ACTACAGCAAGACGACGTGCAAGAGCATCTACCTCATGGAGCCCATGCTGATCAATCCGGAGCTAATCGAGTCGGTGCTAAAGTACATTGTGGAGGGCGAACACGATTGGCCACGCGAGGGCAGCATACTCATC TTTTTGCCCGGCTTCCAGGAGATACAAACGGTTCACGATGCACTCCTCGATAGCTCGATCTTCTCGCCGCGTGCCGGCAAATTTGTGCTTGTGCCACTGCACTCGGCACTCTCGAGCGAGGATCAGGCGCTGGTCTTCAAGCGTGCGCCGCCGGGCAAGCGAAAAATTGTGCTGAGCACGAACATTGCCGAGACATCGGTGACCATCGATGATTGTGTGTTTGTCATCGACTGCGGCCTGATGAAGGAGAAATGCTTTGACTCCAATCGCAACATGGAATCCCTCGACTTGGTTTGGGTGTCCAGAGCGAATGCCAAACAGCGCAAAGGTCGCGCCGGACGTGTCATGCCCGGCGTTTGCATACATCTCTATACGAGTTTTCGCTATCATCAGCACATATTGGCGCAACCGGTGCCGGAGATCCAGCGTGTGCCGCTCGAGCAGATTGTGCTGCGCATTAAGACGCTGCAAACGTTTGCCACACGCAACACGCTCTCCGTCCTGCTGGAGACACTTGAGGCGCCCACCGAGGACAGCGTCTTGGGTGCCCTGATGCGGTTGCGCGATGTCGGCGCCTTGGATGCCGAGGATCAGTTGACGCCGCTGGGTCATCATTTGGCCGCGTTGCCCGTGGACGTGCGCATTGGCAAGCTGATGTTGTACGGCGCCATCTTCCAGTGCCTGGACAGTGTGCTCACCATTGCCGCCTGCCTGGGCAACAAGTCGCCATTCGTCAGTCCGCTTAACAAGCGCGTGGAGGCCGATAAATGCAAGCGCAACTTTGCCCTGGGCAACAGCGATCATCTCACGGTGCTCAATGCGTATAGG AAATGGCTGGATGTCTCGAAGCGTGGCAATTATGGCGCCAGTCGTAACTATGCCAACGAGAACTTTTTGTCGCTGAACACGCTGGAAACAATTGCGGACCTGAAGTATCAGTACCTGGAACTGCTCGTCTCTATTGGCTTTGTGCCCGTCAATGTGCCGCGTCGTCGCAAGAACGCCAGCGACAACATCCTGCAGCTGACAG GTGCGGAGGCAAATCTGAATGGCGAGAACAATCGCTTGCTTACGTCGCTGCTTTGCGCTGCATTGTATCCGAACATTGTGAAGATTATGACACCAGAGCGCGTCTACATTCAAACAGCAGGCGGCGCTGTGCCTCGCGAGCCCAGCCATCTGGATTTGCGCTTCAAGACTAAAGGCGATGGCTATGTGCGCATTCATCCGTCGTCTGTCAACTCGCAGGTGGCGACGTTTCAGGCACCGTTTCTTGTCTACCAGGAGAAGGTGCGCACCAGCTCCATCTACATACGCGATTGCTCCATGTTGCCACTGATTGCTCTCGTGCTGTTTGCTGGCTCCGATTTTAAAGTGGAACTGCATGATGGTGATTTTCTGTTTCTACTCGAAAGCGGTTGGATCATCTTAAAGGCCCACAACTTGGAGACGGCCGAAATGGTGCAATGTCTGCGCACGGAGTTGATCAAGTTGCTCGAGGAGAAGATACGCGATCCCTGCCTAAATCTATTGCACCATCAAAATGGCTGCAAAATCATCTCCAACATTGCCTACTTGATCAGCAACAATAGCTGA
- the LOC133848768 gene encoding uncharacterized protein LOC133848768, translated as MAGFAQEFITLTPLNCVKECRALIQTPKQRNYLTTAALFGLYCGVLLYRAYKKYLIEMKNKMEIIEMQAQEMQSENSYVLDPPPVTSKELLLPPIIDQAEINAGSFESAPRSEIEPFITSHPLLNTST; from the coding sequence ATGGCCGGTTTCGCACAGGAGTTCATTACGTTAACCCCTTTGAATTGTGTTAAAGAATGTCGCGCTCTCATCCAAACGCCCAAGCAACGAAATTATTTAACGACCGCCGCACTTTTCGGACTATATTGCGGGGTGCTGCTTTATCGAGCCTACAAGAAGTACCTGATTGAAATGAAGAACAAAATGGAGATCATTGAGATGCAGGCACAAGAGATGCAATCGGAGAACAGTTATGTTCTTGACCCACCTCCAGTGACATCGAAAGAACTGCTTTTGCCCCCCATAATCGATCAGGCCGAGATTAATGCAGGCAGCTTTGAATCGGCGCCCCGTTCCGAAATTGAGCCCTTCATTACTAGCCACCCCTTGTTGAATACCAGCACTTGA
- the LOC133848921 gene encoding uncharacterized protein LOC133848921 isoform X1, whose protein sequence is MADANDNACDYDMEMGAADIDLSVEIKNLMQKFGVQTLKMLELQNRRIGSAVARDEQTYKNLIEKMSLLCGLNRPQIDPNKTTIGQIDKIHGEILQQFKKLFDSEDDYMRAYDQHCKAIKKNKKISKVGSQVGYDEFTTMPHAALEDCIAQLQRQHLQLKKSSKAMREKRIVKQKEYEAKYNAIIKEFEQLEKYDLEAQETLELLRFESK, encoded by the exons ATGGCGGACGCGAATGATAATGCCTGTGACTATGATATGGAAATGGGAGCAGCTGATATTGATCTGAGCGTGGAAATCAAAAATCTAATGCAAAAATTTGGCGTGCAAACTTTAAAAATGCTG gAGTTGCAAAATCGTCGAATAGGCAGCGCAGTGGCTAGAGACGAACAAACTTACAAAAATCTTATTGAGAAGATGAGCCTGTTGTGCGGCTTAAATAGACCACAAATTGACCCCAATAAGACTACAATAGGGCAAATTGACAAGATCCATGGCGAAATACTgcagcaatttaaaaaattgtttgactCGGAGGACGATTACATGCGTGCTTATGACCAACATTGTAAGgcgattaaaaaaaataaaaagatcaGCAAGGTTGGATCACAAGTTGGATATGATGAATTCACCACCATG ccCCACGCAGCTTTGGAGGATTGCATTGCTCAATTACAGCGCCAACATCTTCAACTCAAAAAATCTTCCAAAGCGATGCGCGAAAAACGTATCGTAAAGCAAAAGGAATACGAGGCAAAGTATAATGCGATTATCAAGGAATTTGAACAACTCGAAAAATATGACTTGGAGGCACA GGAGACACTCGAGTTGCTGAGATTTGAATCCAAGTAG
- the LOC133848761 gene encoding LOW QUALITY PROTEIN: open rectifier potassium channel protein 1 (The sequence of the model RefSeq protein was modified relative to this genomic sequence to represent the inferred CDS: deleted 2 bases in 2 codons): MSPNRWILLLIFYISYLLFGAAIYYHIEHGEEKEARAEELKERIEIHDYLLDQLSDKNETTQNEILERITDYCGKPVTDYTKDEYEIPYTWTFYHAFFFAFTVCSTVGYGNISPTTFAGRMVMIVYSVIGIPVNGILFAGLGEYFGRTFEAIYRRYKKYKMSSDDHYVPPQLGLITTVVIALIPGIALFLLLPAWVFTYFENWPYSISLYYSYVTTSTIGFGDYVPTFGSNQPREFGGWFVVYQIFVIVWFIFSLGYLVMIMTFITRGLQSKKLAHLEQQLSSNLKATQNRIWTGVTKDVGYLRRLLNELYILKVKPVYTDTEYAFSLPRSASCPELSMYRVEPAPIPSRKRAYSVCAEVASAQAVGLVHANSDTELSKFDREKTFETAEAYRQTTDLLAKVVTALATVQPPPEADDAALYGGYHGFSDSQILASEWSFSTVNEFSTPRRPRGRACSDFNIEPPRRPLRAPHTHNEWTWSGDNQQIQEAFKNRYKSQANGGSASDSYVVHLEPDSVEEHLKKNNTSVGAGRVKKFSMPDGLRKLFHRKRPSQDLERKLSVVSVPEGITELPGRSPLDYYNNTVTAGASQSYLRNGRGPPPPFDSNTSLASGGGLNNPGFQLDDSEQATFSSSTGPYQRRSAAGVAAAGKRRRESIYTQNPALAARRGSMYPPTAAALAQMQRRGSGSAAMAAVAARRGSLFPATGGGPTTGSTPRRSSIFSVTSDKDMDVLEQTTIADLIRALEVVHTHAVLDEHQQQQQQQQQQHQLSGNKLHKKQRKMGNAGLDPPQLPPLLSFFAGDQTRTLQATAANRLYARRSTIVGTMSPLSGVANSSAGAGRRPSGIQMMEPPPSYTEKPLPSVASTSTPSGPSKFRRRFSVRPTALQIPPGQAPPPGVSLSDEPSPLPTGSQTALQRRLSLRPSPLAREMSPTSPTGVNSSGASGLEDAGTSATRLLPSSITRPSTSSTHSPLSRIVQISQAQRKSSMPEGFAGAGARKPGNNPGSNSGSGSGGASGSNGTGSEK; encoded by the exons ATGTCGCCAAACCGTTGGATCCTCTTGCTCATCTTCTATATATCATATCTGTTATTTGGCGCTGCGATCTACTATCACATCGAGCATGGCGAAGAGAAGGAAGCACGCGCCGAGGAGCTGAAGGAGCGCATTGAAATCCATG ATTATCTATTGGATCAGTTGTCGGATAAGAATGAGACAACGCAGAATGAAATATTGGAGAGGATAACGGATTATTGTGGCAAACCGGTGACGGATTACACTAAGGATGAGTACGAAATTCCCTACACATGGACCTTCTACCACGCCTTCTTCTTCGCCTTCACCGTCTGCTCGACGGTGGGCTATGGCAACATATCGCCCACCACGTTTGCGGGTCGCATGGTGATGATCGTCTACTCGGTGATCGGCATTCCCGTCAACGGTATTCTCTTCGCTGGTCTCGGCGAATATTTCGGACGAACG TTCGAGGCGATCTATCGTCGGtataaaaagtacaaaatgtCCTCGGATGATCATTATGTGCCGCCGCAGCTGGGACTGATCACAACCGTTGTGATCGCTCTTATACCGGGCATAGCGTTGTTCCTTTTGCTCCCCGCCTGGGTGTTTACCTACTTTGAGAATTGGCCGTACTCCATTTCGTTGTACTACAGCTATGTAACGACATCGACAATTGGTTTCGGCGACTACGTTCCCACATTTGGATCCAATCAG CCTCGAGAATTCGGCGGTTGGTTTGTGGTCTATCAGATCTTTGTCATTGTCTGGTTCATATTCTCCTTGGGTTATCTGGTGATGATCATGACATTTATCACACG tgGACTTCAAAGCAAGAAACTGGCCCATTTGGAGCAACAATTGTCGTCGAATCTGAAGGCAACACAGAATCGCATCTGGACGGGAGTTACCAAGGATGTTGGCTATCTGCGGCGACTACTCAACGAGCTCTACATACTCAAAGTGAAG CCCGTTTACACCGACACGGAATATGCGTTCTCACTGCCACGTTCGGCCTCCTGCCCCGAACTCAGCATGTATCGCGTGGAACCCGCTCCGATACCAAGTCGGAAGCGCGCTTATTCTGTGTGCGCCGAGGTGGCGTCTGCCCAGGCTGTGGGCTTGGTGCACGCTAATTCCGATACGGAGCTGAGCAAGTTCGATCGCGAGAAGACGTTCGAGACGGCGGAAGCGTATCGCCAGACCACAGATCTGCTGGCCAAGGTGGTGACGGCTTTGGCCACGGTTCAGCCGCCGCCGGAGGCTGATGATGCGGCACTGTATGGCGGCTATCATGGCTTCTCCGATTCCCAAATTCTCGCCAGCGAATGGTCCTTCTCCACGGTCAACGAGTTCTCGACGCCGCGTCGTCCACGCGGTCGTGCCTGTTCCGACTTTAACATTGAGCCACCGCGTCGTCCACTGCGCgcgccgcacacacacaacgaatGGACATGGAGCGGTGATAATCAGCAGATACAGGAGGCCTTTAAGAATCGCTACAAGAGTCAGGCGAATGGTGGCAGTGCCAGCGATTCGTATGTGGTGCACCTGGAGCCGGACAGCGTTGAGGAGCATCTGAAGAAGAACAACACCAGCGTTGGAGCCGGTCGCGTC AAAAAGTTCTCCATGCCCGATGGACTCCGCAAGCTCTTCCATCGCAAGCGTCCCTCGCAGGATCTGGAGCGCAAGCTGTCGGTGGTCTCGGTGCCCGAGGGCATCACCGAGCTGCCAGGACGCTCCCCTCTcgactactacaacaacacgGTCACGGCGGGCGCCAGTCAATCGTATCTACGCAATGGTCGGGGACCGCCGCCACCT TTCGACTCCAATACAAGTCTCGCTTCGGGTGGAGGCCTCAACAATCCGGGCTTCCAGCTCGACGATTCGGAACAGGCAACCTTCAGCTCCAGCACGGGCCCCTATCAACGCAGGTCAGCCGCTGGCGTTGCGGCAGCTGGCAAACGTCGTCGCGAATCGATCTACACGCAGAATCCGGCGTTGGCTGCACGACGTGGCAGCATGTATCCACCGACAGCTGCCGCCCTGGCCCAGATGCAACGTCGCGGTTCCGGTTCGGCGGCCATGGCTGCAGTTGCCGCCCGTCGGGGCAGTCTTTTCCCGGCCACAGGAGGTGGACCCACAACCGGTTCGACGCCCAGGCGCTCGAGTATCTTCTCCGTTACCTCTGACAAGGATATGGACGTGCTGGAGCAGACCACTATAGCGGACCTCATACGCGCTCTCGAAGTCGTCCACACGCATGCGGTGCTCGAcgaacaccaacagcagcagcagcagcagcaacagcagcaccagtTGAGTGGCAACAAGCTGCACAAGAAGCAGCGCAAGATGGGCAATGCTGGCCTCGATCCGCCCCAGCTGCCGCCCCTACTCTCGTTCTTTGCGGGTGATCAGACGCGCACCTTGCAGGCCACAGCAGCGAATCGGCTCTACGCCAGACGCTCCACCATCGTGGGGACCATGTCACCGCTGAGCGGCGTTGCCAACAGCAGTGCTGGGGCCGGACGTCGTCCGTCGGGCATTCAGATGATGGAGCCACCGCCCAGCTATACGGAAAAGCCGCTGCCCAGCGTCGCATCGACGTCGACGCCCAGCGGACCGTCCAAGTTCCGGCGACGCTTCAGCGTGCGTCCCACGGCACTGCAAATTCCACCAGGCCAAGCGCCACCGCCCGGCGTTAGTCTGAGCGATGAGCCGAGTCCGTTGCCAACGGGTTCTCAGACGGCGCTGCAGCGTCGCCTCTCGCTGCGTCCCTCGCCGCTGGCGCGTGAGATGTCGCCAACTTCACCCACGGGTGTGAACAGCTCGGGTGCATCTGGTTTGGAGGATGCGGGCACTTCGGCCACCCGACTGCTGCCATCGTCGATAACGCGACCGAGCACGAGCAGCACACACTCACCGTTGTCGAGGATTGTGCAAATCTCGCAGGCACAACGCAAGAGTAGTATGCCCGAGGGATTTGCGGGAGCGGGTGCACGAAAGCCCGGCAATAATCCAGGCAGCAACTCCGGAAGTGGTAGCGGAGGTGCCAGCGGAAGCAACGGAACAGGCAGCGAAAAATAA
- the LOC133848921 gene encoding uncharacterized protein LOC133848921 isoform X2, translating to MADANDNACDYDMEMGAADIDLSVEIKNLMQKFGVQTLKMLELQNRRIGSAVARDEQTYKNLIEKMSLLCGLNRPQIDPNKTTIGQIDKIHGEILQQFKKLFDSEDDYMRAYDQHCKAIKKNKKISKVGSQVGYDEFTTMPHAALEDCIAQLQRQHLQLKKSSKAMREKRIVKQKEYEAKYNAIIKEFEQLEKYDLEGDTRVAEI from the exons ATGGCGGACGCGAATGATAATGCCTGTGACTATGATATGGAAATGGGAGCAGCTGATATTGATCTGAGCGTGGAAATCAAAAATCTAATGCAAAAATTTGGCGTGCAAACTTTAAAAATGCTG gAGTTGCAAAATCGTCGAATAGGCAGCGCAGTGGCTAGAGACGAACAAACTTACAAAAATCTTATTGAGAAGATGAGCCTGTTGTGCGGCTTAAATAGACCACAAATTGACCCCAATAAGACTACAATAGGGCAAATTGACAAGATCCATGGCGAAATACTgcagcaatttaaaaaattgtttgactCGGAGGACGATTACATGCGTGCTTATGACCAACATTGTAAGgcgattaaaaaaaataaaaagatcaGCAAGGTTGGATCACAAGTTGGATATGATGAATTCACCACCATG ccCCACGCAGCTTTGGAGGATTGCATTGCTCAATTACAGCGCCAACATCTTCAACTCAAAAAATCTTCCAAAGCGATGCGCGAAAAACGTATCGTAAAGCAAAAGGAATACGAGGCAAAGTATAATGCGATTATCAAGGAATTTGAACAACTCGAAAAATATGACTTGGAG GGAGACACTCGAGTTGCTGAGATTTGA